In Pelmatolapia mariae isolate MD_Pm_ZW linkage group LG8, Pm_UMD_F_2, whole genome shotgun sequence, one genomic interval encodes:
- the ercc4 gene encoding DNA repair endonuclease XPF yields the protein MAGPLLEFETEMFLSVFGSDGLLVTAEGLGIDRILLQFMRVYSEPGSLVLLLNTTTPEQEYFTEQLRVEGVTHLPRTVTSDVQSTERYSVYTEGGVLFVTSRILVVDFLTDRIPAHLITGILVYRAHKIIESCQEAFILRLFRQKNKTGFIKAFTDKATAFSSGFCQVERVMRNLFVKKLYLWPRFQASVNTALDRHKPEVVELHVSLTPAMRAIQSSILDIMTACLKELKRYNPTLEAEDLSLENTLGNSFEKTIRHYLDPLWHQLGAKTKALVQDLKVLRVLLLYLTQYDCVTFLNLLESLHSSQKIFGSNSGWLFLDSSTSMFVNARSRVYRIPESKKKLKVGAEAEKQKPSSASEVKRELVLEKSPKWEALTEVLEEIERENKSSQHEPGRVLICASDDRTCAQLQQYIKHGSDWLLNRLYHRTIGKRDSAALGVLELDLEKKGKGPVRKGTKGKQPAQKKNAKTTKGKSRPSLTLTQMVGKEETGEAAVMGSSGDEDELTDEDGGEEEQLKLDLPSDAYYGVLKEPLTVIHPLKGCTDPHSLTRVLHEVEPSFVVLYDAELSFVRQLEVYKANRPGKQLRVYFLIYGGSTEEQKYLTALSKEKKAFEHLIREKATMVIPEEREGREDTNLDLARNLDPANATTNTRKAGGQEQPTEPSRVIVDMREFRSELPSLLHRRGLDIEPVTLEVGDYILTPDACVERKSVSDLIGSLQSGRLYTQCLSMTRYYKKPVLLIEFDPAKPFSLTARSDFRHEISSNDVSSKLTLLTLHFPRLRILWCPSPHATAELFLELKRGQPEPDAAAAQAVTAESDTVAESADLYNPGPYDFLMKMPGINTKNYRAVIKNADSLADLAKISQDKLAEILGNANNAKLLYEFLHNVVNVPAPIQKTKQT from the exons ATGGCGGGGCCGCTGCTGGAGTTTGAGACCGAGATGTTCCTGAGTGTCTTCGGCAGTGACGGGCTGCTAGTAACGGCTGAAGGCTTGGGGATAGACCGAATCCTACTGCAGTTCATGCGGGTTTACTCGGAACCGGGCAGCCTGGTCCTTCTGCTCAACACAACCACACCAGAACAG GAATATTtcacagagcagctgcgagTGGAGGGTGTGACCCACCTGCCCAGGACGGTGACCAGTGATGTCCAGAGCACTGAGCGTTACAGTGTTTACACTGAGGGAGGGGTGCTGTTTGTCACCAGCAGAAtcctggtggtggacttcctcACGGACCGCATCCCTGCTCATCTAATAACAG GCATTCTGGTTTATCGTGCCCATAAAATCATTGAGTCATGCCAGGAGGCCTTCATCCTGCGTCTGTTCAGACAAAAGAATAAGACAGGCTTCATTAAGGCCTTCACTGACAAGGCCACGGCTTTCTCCTCGGGCTTCTGCCAAGTGGAGCGTGTAATGAGAAACCTCTTTGTCAAGAAGCTCTACTTGTGGCCCAG GTTTCAAGCATCAGTGAACACAGCACTGGACAGGCACAAACCAGAAGTGGTGGAGCTTCACGTGTCCCTAACTCCAGCTATGAGGGCCATCCAGAGCTCCATCCTGGACATCATGACCGCCTGTTTAAAGGAGCTGAAACGCTACAACCCCACTCTAGAGGCTGAGGACCTCTCACTGGAGAACACGCTGGGGAATTCTTTTGAAAAG ACTATCCGTCACTATCTGGACCCCTTGTGGCATCAGCTGGGAGCAAAGACCAAAGCACTGGTTCAGGATCTGAAGGTGCTGAGAGTCCTCCTGCTCTACCTAACCCAGTACGACTGCGTCACCTTCCTCAATCTCCTTGAGTCGTTGCACTCCAGCCAAAAGATCTTTGGCTCTAATTCGG GTTGGCTCTTCCTGGACTCCAGTACATCCATGTTTGTGAACGCCAGGAGCAGAGTCTACCGTATTCCCGAGAGCAAAAAGAAACTTAAAGTGGGAGCAGAGGCAGAGAAACAGAAGCCATCCTCTGCCTCAG AGGTGAAGCGGGAGCTGGTGCTGGAGAAGAGCCCAAAGTGGGAGGCTCTGACTGAGGTCCTGGAGGAGATTGAGAGGGAGAACAAGAGCTCTCAGCATGAGCCAG GTCGAGTCCTGATTTGTGCCAGTGACGACCGGACCTGTGCTCAGCTGCAGCAGTACATCAAGCATGGCTCTGACTGGCTGCTCAACCGGCTCTACCACCGCACGATTGGGAAACGGGACTCTGCTGCACTGGGTGTCTTAGAACTGGATttggaaaaaaagggaaagggtCCGGTCAGAAAAGGAACGAAGGGAAAGCAACCTGCGCAGAAAAAGAATGCAAAGACGACAAAAGGCAAAAGCAGACCGTCCTTGACTCTGACCCAGATGGTGGGGAAGGAGGAGACGGGCGAAGCGGCAGTCATGGGCAGCAGCGGAGATGAGGATGAACTGACGGATGAAGACGGAGGCGAGGAAGAGCAGCTCAAGCTAGACTTGCCATCAGATGCTTATTACGGCGTCCTGAAGGAACCGCTGACTGTCATCCACCCGCTGAAAGGCTGCACCGATCCCCACAGTTTGACCCGGGTTCTCCATGAGGTGGAGCCCAGCTTTGTGGTGCTTTACGATGCCGAGCTGAGTTTTGTGCGCCAGCTTGAGGTCTACAAAGCTAACCGGCCTGGAAAGCAACTTAGGGTGTACTTCCTCATCTATGGTGGCTCGACCGAAGAACAGAAGTACCTGACAGCTCTGTCTAAGGAAAAGAAGGCTTTTGAACACCTCATCAG ggaaaaagctACTATGGTGATCCCAGAGGAGAGAGAAGGGCGAGAAGACACCAACCTAGACCTTGCTAGGAATCTAGATCCCGCCAATGCCACCACCAACACCCGCAAAGCAG GTGGCCAGGAGCAGCCCACAGAGCCCTCACGAGTCATTGTGGACATGCGCGAGTTCCGGAGTGAGCTGCCATCCTTGCTGCACCGTCGCGGACTGGACATCGAGCCGGTCACCCTTGAAGTAGGCGACTACATTCTGACGCCGGACGCATGCGTCGAGCGCAAAAGCGTCAGCGACCTGATCGGCTCGCTTCAGAGCGGCCGCCTCTACACCCAGTGCCTCTCGATGACCCGCTACTACAAGAAACCTGTGCTGCTCATTGAGTTTGACCCAGCTAAGCCATTTTCCCTAACGGCCCGCTCGGATTTCCGTCACGAGATTTCATCAAATGATGTTTCTTCAAAGCTCACCTTGCTTACGTTACACTTCCCCAGACTACGTATACTGTGGTGCCCCTCCCCGCACGCCACAGCCGAGCTCTTCCTGGAACTAAAGCGAGGCCAGCCCGAACCTGACGCCGCAGCAGCTCAGGCGGTAACAGCCGAGTCAGACACTGTGGCTGAATCGGCAGACCTCTACAATCCCGGACCTTATGACTTCCTGATGAAAATGCCTGGGATCaacacaaaaaactacaggGCTGTTATAAAAAACGCAGACAGCTTGGCTGACTTAGCCAAAATCAGCCAGGACAAGTTAGCGGAAATACTCGGAAATGCCAACAATGCCAAGCTGCTGTACGAGTTCCTGCATAATGTAGTTAATGTCCCTGCTCCCATACAGAAGACCAAACAGACATGA